One Setaria viridis chromosome 3, Setaria_viridis_v4.0, whole genome shotgun sequence DNA window includes the following coding sequences:
- the LOC140222238 gene encoding uncharacterized protein: MMLHKAAAVLNLQAQAVAVQNIQSLIPVILDTAVDNYSPWGEQILLTVGKYSLQNHILHDVPVLASLDWGWMDCIVQSWLYGTIATDLVDVVMDCDEHGATTRATWLAIETQVLGNPEMRALYLDAKFRTFVQGDLSITYYCRYFKSMADVLGDLNEQVSGCTLILNIIRGLNKKFATISHDIQRSRPLRSFLEARDDLLLEELMMAPSSSTPSTALFTGINIGSSSHPSAPPHQSVRRSGSGGSKGGPSSKKKWDNGRRGG, encoded by the coding sequence ATGATGCTCCacaaggccgccgccgtcctcaacCTGCAGGCCCAGGCCGTCGCCGTGCAGAACATTCAGAGCCTCATCCCCGTCATCCTGGACACCGCTGTCGACAACTACTCACCGTGGGGTGAGCAGATTCTTCTCACTGTTGGCAAGTATTCATTGCAGAATCACATTCTCCATGACGTTCCCGTCCTGGCCTCTCTTGATTGGGGCTGGATGGACTGCATCGTCCAGTCCTGGCTTTACGGCACCATTGCCACCGACCTCGTCGATGTCGTCATGGACTGCGACGAGCACGGCGCCACCACCCGCGCTACCTGGCTCGCCATTGAGACGCAAGTTCTCGGCAACCCGGAGATGCGAGCCCTCTACCTCGACGCCAAGTTTCGAACCTTTGTCCAAGGCGACTTGTCCATTACATACTACTGCCGCTACTTCAAGAGCATGGCGGACGTCCTCGGTGATCTCAACGAGCAAGTCTCCGGCTGCACCCTCATCCTCAACATCATCCGTGGGCTCAACAAGAAGTTCGCCACCATCAGCCACGACATCCAGCGCTCTCGTCCTCTTCGCTCCTTCCTGGAGGCCCGCGACGATCTTCTTCTTGAGGAGCTCATGATGGCACCTTCCTCCTCGACTCCGTCTACGGCGCTATTCACCGGCATCAACATTGGCTCCTCCTCTCACCCCTCTGCGCCTCCCCACCAGTCTGTCAGGCGTTCCGGCTCCGGGGGAAGCAAGGGGGGGCCCTCCTCCAAGAAGAAGTGGGACAACGGCCGACGTGGTGGTTAG